Proteins from a genomic interval of Scomber scombrus chromosome 11, fScoSco1.1, whole genome shotgun sequence:
- the si:ch211-267e7.3 gene encoding ADAMTS-like protein 2 gives MFGNGGLALPVCSFLLLHLPVLPLTNNWSVKEEVFQWWGEWSSWSSCSRSCGGGVRSQERHCLIQRLSTTHNVNSSYCVGSPKQYQLCPNQPCPSPSLSFKQHQCSQFNSKAIGRRYYQWIPLYPADYISISNKPCDLQCTTISGERQLLVPAHDGTFCRDTKYNGVCIEGICQPVGCDGELYSSKTVDRCGVCGGNGTSCQRISGSYRKALAQLGYVFITNIPAGATDIQIIERHKTENILALSDEAGHFFFNGNTVFDHPQNFRVAGTVFKYRRPSSVFSDGLEYIMAQGPTQQGLNVMYYNLNGKLPHITYEYTIPLKSHDITAAEGITTGPSHSHLNHTYNNVNENNAKGDQARSNHSRGSVHQYNRQLGAEDQSDVQLQEEEEEEEEEEEEEVVWEIRTPSPPPPAAMLVYRPADVTGRVFSHNDVEERGPPAAPGYMSSSNSIDEPSTADDNTLVISFPGSQSVHPAALPEDTSYLLLEDLQHNQTHSLTQSNTHSVKHTLADPRSQAETHAETLPPADTRLETHPDTLEATDTHAVAHKETDGGSRSDSHTAVLVQLQQVSAVQAANTESNDFDVGLEPDISLADMYRWKVSAYAPCSTTCTTGITTSYALCVRYDGTEVDDSYCDSLTRPEPTHEFCTGKECPPRWETSGWSECSRTCGEGFQYRTVRCWKMLSPGLDSSVYDSLCLSHDLHKPANRKVCVGQSCGPQWEVSEWSECSARCGSRGVRTREVRCSMDMKLCNKSSQPIESQECEGPPCDRRWTVSDWGPCSGVCGEGRMMRAVTCRSSGGVVMSEEQCDQSLRPLAIYPCGDRDCAPHWVEQEWQQCNATCGRGVRQRQVVCAGLEGGVFKEFPDSSCSQSNKPETSSSCFQRPCSKWFTTSWSQCSKTCGSGVQVREVKCYQGEELVTRGHSCDSALKPEARQSCEIQRCPTEAPAVDDSCQDKPTANCALVLKVKLCSHWYYRKACCQSCRAPRP, from the exons ATGTTCGGGAACGGAGGCTTAGCTCTCCCGGTTTGCTCCTTTCTCCTGCTACACCTCCCGGTTCTCCCGCTAACTAACAACTGGTCCGTTAAG GAGGAGGTGTTTCAGTGGTGGGGGGAGTGGTCCAGCTGGTCATCCTGTTCCAGAAGCTGTGGAGGAGGTGTGAGGAGTCAGGAGAGGCACTGTCTCATTCagag GCTTTCCACCACCCACAATGTAAACAGCTCATACTGTGTCGGCTCTCCTAAACAGTACCAGCTCTGTCCAAACCAG cccTGTCCCAGCCCCAGTCTCAGCTTCAAACAGCACCAGTGTTCCCAATTCAACTCTAAAGCCATTGGAAGAAGATACTATCAGTGGATACCTCTGTACCCAG CCGATTACATCAGCATCTCCAATAAGCCGTGTGACCTGCAGTGTACGACCATCAGCGGAGAGCGACAGCTTCTAGTTCCCGCCCACGACGGCACCTTCTGCCGTGATACCAAATACAACGGTGTTTGTATAGAGGGGATATGTCAG CCTGTAGGATGTGACGGGGAGCTGTACAGCAGTAAGACAGTAGACAGATGTGGTGTATGTGGAGGAAATGGGACATCATGCCAGCGTATCTCTGGATCATACAGGAAGGCACTCGCACAGttag GCTACGTGTTCATCACCAACATCCCAGCTGGAGCCACAGACATTCAGATCATAGAGAGACACAAGACTGAGAACATCCTGG CTCTGTCAGATGAAGCGGGACATTTCTTCTTCAATGGAAACACCGTGTTTGATCATCCTCAGAACTTCAGAGTGGCGGGAACAGTGTTTAAATACCGACGTCCAAGCAGCGTGTTCTCTGACGGGCTGGAGTACATCATGGCTCAGGGACCCACGCAGCAGGGCCTGAATGTTATG TACTACAACCTAAATGGAAAGCTCCCCCACATCACCTATGAGTACACCATCCCACTCAAGTCTCACGACATCACTGCTGCGGAAGGCATCACCACAGGCCCCTCGCACTCCCATCTCAACCACACCTATAACAATGTAAATGAGAATAACGCCAAGGGGGATCAAGCCAGGTCAAACCACAGCAGAGGCAGTGTCCATCAGTACAACAGGCAGCTTGGAGCTGAAGACCAATCAGATGTTCAGctgcaggaagaagaagaggaggaggaagaggaggaggaggaggaagtggtgtGGGAAATCCGGACCCCGAGCCCTCCTCCACCAGCAGCCATGTTGGTCTACAGACCGGCTGATGTCACCGGACGTGTGTTCAGTCACAATGACGTGGAGGAGCGGGGACCTCCAGCAGCACCCGGCTACA TGAGTTCCTCCAACTCCATTGACGAGCCTTCCACTGCTGATGACAACACACTGGTCATCTCTTTCCCAG GTAGTCAGAGTGTTCATCCTGCAGCGCTACCAGAGGACACCTCCTACCTGCTGCTGGAGGATCTGCAACACAACCAGACACACTCCCtcacacagtcaaacacacactctgtcaaACACACGCTCGCCGATCCACGCTCACAAGCAGAAACACACGCTGAAACTCTCCCCCCTGCAGACACACGATTGGAAACACACCCAGATACGCTCGAGGCGACCGACACACACGCCGTCGCGCACAAAGAAACAGACGGCGGCTCACGCTCGGACTCACACACGGCTGTCTTGGTGCAGCTGCAACAGGTGTCTGCGGTCCAGGCAGCCAACACAGAGAG CAATGACTTTGATGTGGGTCTGGAGCCTGACATTAGTCTGGCAGACATGTATCGCTGGAAGGTTTCTGCTTACGCTCCATGCAGCACGACCTGTaccacag GTATCACCACTAGCTACGCCCTGTGTGTCCGCTACGATGGTACTGAAGTTGATGACAGTTACTGTGACTCTCTAACCAGACCTGAGCCCACACATGAGTTCTGCACTGGAAAGGAATGTCCTCCAAG ATGGGAGACCAGCGGTTGGAGCGAGTGCTCTCGAACCTGCGGCGAGGGATTTCAGTACAGGACCGTTCGCTGCTGGAAGATGCTGTCACCCGGTCTCGACTCGTCTGTCTACGACTCGCTGTGTCTGTCACATGACCTTCACAAACCAGCCAATAGAAAAGTCTGCGTGGGTCAGAGCTGCGGACCCCAGTGGGAGGTCTCAGAGTGGTCAGAG tgctcGGCACGTTGTGGCTCTCGAGGCGTTCGGACTCGGGAGGTCCGTTGCTCCATGGACATGAAGCTGTGTAACAAGTCCTCTCAGCCAATAGAAAGTCAGGAATGCGAAGGCCCGCCCTGCGACAGACGATGGACAGTCTCTGATTGGGGACCT tgctcaGGTGTTTGTGGAGAGGGGAGGATGATGCGTGCAGTGACCTGTCGATCATCAGGTGGGGTAGTGATGTCAGAAGAGCAGTGCGATCAGTCATTGCGCCCGTTGGCCATCTACCCCTGCGGTGACAGAGACTGCGCCCCCCACTGGGTCGAACAGGAATGGCAACAG tgtaatgCCACATGTGGGCGTGGCGTGCGCCAGCGTCAGGTGGTGTGTGCCGGCCTGGAAGGTGGTGTGTTTAAAGAGTTTCCAGACAGCAGCTGTTCTCAAAGCAACAAACCAGAgaccagctcctcctgctttcAGAGACCCTGTTCCAAATGGTTCACCACGTCCTGGTCTCAG TGCAGTAAGACCTGTGGGAGTGGTGTCCAGGTTCGTGAAGTGAAGTGTTACCAGGGGGAGGAGCTGGTAACCAGGGGCCACAGCTGCGACTCTGCCCTCAAGCCAGAAGCCAGACAGAGCTGTGAAATTCAGAGGTGTCCTACAGAAGCTCCAG CAGTAGACGACTCGTGCCAAGACAAGCCAACAGCCAACTGTGCCTTGGTTCTAAAGGTGAAACTGTGCTCCCATTGGTACTATAGAAAGGCCTGCTGCCAATCCTGTAGGGCACCGAGACCCTGA